The Allocoprobacillus halotolerans nucleotide sequence GTATTGGGATGCTGGGAATCTGGCTTACGATGAAAACATATCATGTTATTACACAAAAATCTATTCAACTTGCAAAATGGACAAAAAATATCTTTATTTTAATGTTAAGAAAGGTTGGTTACGTATGTTAAAAAATGAATTCATCAGTCGTATTTTATTAATAGCATTTGGTTTTTTGATGACAATGGGTATTGTTTTAAGTGGTATTGGTTTTGCTATGGGTGGAGGCATTGATTATTTAAAAGAAGAAGATCATCAATGGTATCAGCTTGTATCTGTTCAGGATGATTCTATTTATATTGGTCTTTCTTTTAGTGAAGATATGATTATTGGTGGTATTAATATTCCTTTGCCTTAATTTATTTTTATTAAATTCATTAATATTGAGCGTGAGATAAGTAAATATATTAAGACATTTGTTTAATCAATGATGATAAAGTAAAGTGGTGATAGATTTCATCACCTTTTTTGTTTTCTTTTAATTGGAAACAGTGTAAAATAAATCTATGTGGAGGAAGAACGATTTATGGAAAGGGAAAAATTTTCATCACGTTTTGGATTTATTTTAATTTCTGCTGGCTGTGCTATTGGACTAGGAAATGTCTGGCGTTTTCCTTATATCGTAGGAGAATATGGTGGAGCCATTTTTGTTTTGATTTATTTATTGTTTTTGGTGATATTGGGTGCACCAATTATGACAATGGAATTTGCGGTAGGTAGGGCCAGTCAAAAAAGTGCTGTGAAAGCTTTTGAAACCTTGACCCCTGAACGTAAATGGTGGCGATGGTTTGGTTATTTTCAATCATTGGATAATTATGTCTTAATGATGTTTTATACAACTGTAGGTGGTTGGATGATTTCTTATTTTGTAAAAATGTTCAAAGGGGAGTTTCAAGGTGTTTCTCCAACATCGGTAGCACAAATCTTTGATCAGTCTTTACAAGATCCTTTTTTACAAGTCTTTTGGATGTTTTTTGTTGTTCTATTGGGATTTGGTATTTGTTCAATGGGTCTTCAAAAAGGTGTTGAAAAAATGACAAAAATCATGATGTCAGCATTATTTTTGTTTTGGTTATTCGTGCAATCACATTATCAGGTGGAAGCAAGGGGTTGGCATTTTATTTAATACCACAAATTGAGATGATTCAAAAACATGGATTATTAGAAGTGATTTTTGCTGCTATGGGACAAGCCTTTTTTACTTTGAGTTTAGGTATTGGTGCCATAGCCATCTTTGGTAGTTATATTGGTAAAGAAAGACGTTTATTTGGAGAAACGCTTAGTGTTTGTACACTTGATACACTTGTTGCATTTTGTTCTGGGTTAATTATCTTTCCAGTATGTTTTGCTTCGGTGTAAATCCAGAAAGTGGTCCTAAACTTGTCTTTGTCACTTTACCAAGTGTTTTTAATGAGATGTGGTTAGGACAGTTCTGGGGATGTTTGTTTTTCTTGTTTATGGCTTTTGCAGCCTTATCAACAATTATTGCTGTATTTGAGAATTTGATTTGTTTTGGTATTGATCTTTTTGGCTGGACTAGAAAAAAATCTGTAAGTATTCATTTGATTGTTATTCTTGTTTTATCTTTACCTTGTGCTTTAGGATATAATATCTTTGCTGATTTTAATCCTTTTGGGCCAGGAACTTTTGTACAAGATTTAGAAGATTTTTTAGTCACTTATAATTTCTTGCCTTTAGGTTCATTAGCTTATCTTATTTTTTGTACATCAAGATATGGCTGGGGATTTGATGCCTTTTTAGAAGAAGCAAATGCAGGTAAGGGGATTGTTTTTCCAAGATGGTCACGCATTTATCTTAAATATATCTTACCAGTGATTATTGTTGTGATTGTTATACAAGGTTATTGGACAATTTTTAGTTAGATGTTTTCTAAAGAAAGGATGGGAATATGACACCAAAAATGCATACATATACAGGTTTGCAAATTGATCCGTTAAAAATTTGTGAAACAGATATAAATATTAAAGATATCGCACACGCTTTGAGTTTATTATGCCGTGGCGGTGGACATTTGAATACTTTTTACTCTGTTGCACAACATAGTATCAACTGTGCCAAAGAAGCAATGAGTCGAGGGTATCGTCACGATATTGTTTTAGGCTGTTTATTACATGATGCCAGTGAAGCCTATCTTTGTGATATTATTCGTCCTGTTAAACAGTATCTTGATTTGTATTTACAAATTGAAACACAAATCATGAATGTGATTTTTCAAAAATATAATCTTTATCTTTTATTTGATGATTTACAGATAATCAAAAGAATTGATGATGAAATGCTTCAACATGAATTATATGAATTGATGAACAATCAAACAAAACCTGTTGATACATTAAAGATACAACCAGATTTAAAAGAAAAAGATTATCGAGAAGTTGAAAAAAATTTTTAGAATTATTTCATCAGTTAGAATATGAAAAAAGCTAATTTTGTGCATTAGCTTTTTTCATATGATTTAATAAGTGGTCTTTTTGATAAACCGACTTTCTTTCTTAATGTTAAAAACATGACTAGAAAACCTATTAGTGTCATCGTACCAGCAAAAATTAGCATACTACTTAACCCAAATGTATCTTGTAAAACACCGCCAAAAATATTACCGACGGCAGAACCTAAACCAGTAGACATCATACCAATCAATGTTTGTCCCATCATCTGATCACTTTCTTTTAAATAATCATTTACATAATAAGTGATTGTAGCTGTAAAAAGACCATAAGAGAATCCTTGAAACATCATTCCAATCAGTAAGATTGGTAAAGATGGTGCAAGACAGATAGTGAAATTCCTTATTAAATAAAATCCTGCACTCACTAAAATAAGTGTTTCAGCACGATATTTTTTTAATAATCTATAGGTTATAGACATGACTGGCATTTCACTGGCAGCCATACAAAAGACAGCAATCCCATATAATGATGTACTTCCACCTAAGTTTTTAACAATATTAATTAAATAAGTTGATAAAGTTGTAGAGGCTGCTAACATAAAAGCAAAAGCAACGAGAATCATAAAGAAAATACGATAATTTTTGATGATTGTAAAGGCAGAAGATTGATGTTCTTGTTGATTTTGTTCTTGTATTTGATAAGGAGGCATTGAAAATAAAACCACTAACAATAAAAAACCTGATAATAAATGGGTATAAATAATGACGGTTGGATTTAACCATTCAATCAATCGACTCACAACAACAGCTCCAATAGCATAAGAAATAGAGCCTAATCCTCGTGATATACCAAAATTAATATATTGTCCATCTTTTAAATAATCCATACAAATCATTGATAAAAATGGAACGATAGAAACAACCAAACTCAATAATAAAATATAAAATAACATAATAATAACCAAAGGACTCGTTATAAAATATAAACTGATAAACATGAAAAACATAATGATATATAAAATAAGAATTAATTTTCTAATACTTAAATTTGGAATTTTTGTAAGCAAAGATGAAATAAATGGTGACAAAAAGATGGATAAAATAGCACCTCCACCACTGACAATACCAATATCAGTATTGCTTAAGCCACGATACTGTAAGAAAATTGCAATATAGCCATAAATAGATAAATAAGATACCCAAAAAAGAATATGTAAAAAGTTATATTTCATTTGTAAAGATTTCATTGCTGTTTCCTCCTTATATAGCGATTTTATCATATCAAAAAATAAAGTATACAAGATTTTTTTCATATTGTGAAACTATTTTCTTTCATCACTGACAGGACTAGATAATGGATGTCTGGAATCATTCTTTTTATCATGATCAACTTTATTTTGGATGTTTTGTTCATAATCTTTTTGAAAGATGCATGAAAAAATAATATTTAATAAATATTCAATAGAAATTTGTGATGCAAAAGGGGCAATCTTTGTAAAGATTTTTTCTCTTGAACCAATATTTAAAATATAATTGGCATAATGAGATAAACGATTATCACCAATTGAGGTTAAAACAATAATAGGTGTGCCTTTTTCTTTAAGTGTTTTAGCAATTTTAATATTTTCATTAGTTTCTCCTGAGTAAGAAATAATCATCGCAATATGATCTGTATTGGAATTATAGGATTGAAAAATCTGTTCTCCATGTAAGATCTTTAAGTTCACATTTCGAGAAATACGCATCATTTTATGTTGAAAACTCATTGCTGCTAAAAGGGAGTTTCCAGAACCATAAATATCAATATGATTATTATGATAAAGCAATTCAACAATCTTTTCTAACATCGAAAAATCAATCAATTTAATCGTATCAGCTATCACTTCCTGATATAAAGAAGAAAGTTTATGACAAATCATTGGATAACTATCATTTTGCTGGAAAGGAAAATTCACATCAATACGATTAGTATGATGCAAATCATATTGTAATTCAGCCGAATATTTAATTTTAAAGTCATTATATCCTTCTAATCCTAATTTTTTACAGAGTCTTACAATAGTAGCAGGAGAGGCGTATGTCTGTTTGGCTAAATCTTTCACCGACATACTTAAAACATCATCACCATGATTTAAAATATATCTGGCAATTTGTTTTTCTGATTGGGAAAACTCTAATTCAAATTCTAATTGTGTCATTATACTCATTCTTATCACCAAAACTATTATATCATGAAACAAAGTTTCATAGAAGTTTACATTTTAAAGTTTTATATGAAGCTATAAATATGGTAAAATAAATAAGAACAAAAAAGGAGAAAGTATTTATGGATTTAAAAGAAGTAATCAAACAAAGACATAGTGTTCGTCAATATTTAGATCAACCTTTGGCTATAGAAGATATAAAAGCATTGAAAGAAAAAATTCAGGAGTGTAATCAAAAAGTGGTTTACATATTCAATTCATAACAAATGAACCTAAAGCTTTTCAGAGTCAAATGGCTCATTATGGAAAGTTTGAAGGCGTTAAAAACTATATTGCCTTAGTGGGAAAGAAAAGCAAAGATTTAGAAGAAAAATGTGGTTATTATGGTGAACAACTTGTTTTATTTGCACAACAGCTTGGATTCAATACATGTTGGGTAGTTCTCACATATAAGAAAATGCGTTCTCGTATGCAAATAGAACCAGATGAAAAGTTAGTGGCTGTGATTACAATTGGTTATGGCGCCAATCAAGGAAAACCACATCGTAGTAAAACTATTCAGGATGTTGTGAAAAGTGATGAAGAGTTGCCTGATTGGTTTTGCAATGGGGTGACTTATGCCCTTTTAGCACCAACTGCTTTAAATCAACAAAAATTTGAATTGTCTTACAATCATCATAAAGTCTTTTTAAAAGCTAAGCGTGGTTTTTATACACGTATTGATTTAGGAATAGTAAAATATCATTTTGAAATTGGAGCAGGACAAGAACATTTTGAGTGGGATGAATGAAAAAGAGGTGAATATAATGAATGAAAAAATACTTGTTGTTGATGATGAAAAGGAAATTGCTGATTTATTAGAATTTTATCTAACCAATGAAGGCTTTGAAGTTTATAAATTGAATAATGGACAAGATGCTTTATCATGCATTGATAATCATCCCATCGACATGGCTATTTTAGATATTATGCTCCCTGATATTGATGGTTTCCAGATTTGTCAAAAAATAAGAGAACATTATTTCTTTCCCGTTATGATGTTAACCGCAAAAATTGAAGATTTGGATAAAATTATGGGATTGACACTAGGAGCTGATGATTATATTACAAAACCATTTAATCCATTAGAAGTTGTAGCAAGGGTTAAAACGCAGCTGAGACGTTATAAAAAATATAATACAATGACAAAGACAAAAGAAACTACGGAATATGATATTCGAGGTTTAAGCATTAATAAGGAAACACATAAATGTTATTTATATGGACAGCTCATAGATTTAACACCGATTGAATTTGATGTTTTATGGTATTTATGTTCTAAGCAGGGAAAAGTTGTTTCAAGTGAAGAGCTATTTGAAGCTGTGTGGAAAGAAAAGTATATTGATAATAATAATACAGTTATGGCACATATTGCTCGTTTAAGAGAAAAATTAAATGAATCAACAAAAAAACCAAAATTTATTAAAACAGTATGGGGAGTGGGGTATCAAATTGAATAAATCAAAACAATTATTAAGAAAAGCTATGATACGTATTATTATTTATGCTTTTATCTATACTTTTGGATTATTAGGTGTGATTGTGATTGGGTGGCAATTGGCATCTCGAATAACATGGTATAATAGTAATCCAATTTATGAGTTCCTGATATTGATTCAAAATGGTTTGATTATTTTATTACCCGTTTTATTAATATGTGGTTATCTTGTGATTGTCTTTTTTGAATTAAGAAAACCCTATACCTATTTAGATGAACTGGCTTATGGTATTCAAGAAATCAATAATCGTTCAACATATGCCATTCGTTTAGAAGATGATGAATTAAAAGAATTGAATGATTTATTGAATCAAATCAAATCTGAAATTGAATTTAATGAACAGGCAGCAAAAGTTGCTGAACAAAAAAAGAATGATTTAATTGTTTATTTAGCACATGATTTAAAAACACCTTTAACATCAATGATTGGATATTTGATGATTCTTAAAGATGAAAAAGAACTTCCTCAAAAATCTCATGATCATTATGTAGAAATAGCCTTGGATAAAGCACAAAGATTAGAAGATTTAATCAATGAGTTCTTTGAAATCACACGTTTTAATTTAACACAACAAGCTTTAGAAATTTCTCAAATTGATCTTGTGAGAATGTTGGAACAACTCATTTATGAATTTAAACCAATGTTTCAAGAGAAGAATCTCAACTGTGAATTACAAGCACCAAAATCATTGGCTATCAAATGTGATGTACAAAAAATGCAACGTGTTTTTGATAATCTATTGAAAAATGCTGTAAACTATTGTTTTGAAAATAGTACAATCCATATTCAATTGACAGAAGAAAAACAAGGTTATCATATTGTTTTTGAAAATAGTGGCTATACGATTCCACAAGCAAAGCTTGATCATATTTTTGAACAGTTTTTTCGATTGGATCAATCACGTGGAACGAAAACAGGTGGAGCAGGGCTAGGGCTTTCTATTTCTAAAGCAATCATTGAACAGCATCAAGGAACAATTCAAGTTCAAAGTTATGATGAAAAGATTATTTTTGATGTCTTTTTACCTCAGTTGTAAGAAAATTTTAAGAATTTATTAATGAAATCGTAAGTGGAAGATAGGGAAATATTTAAAAAGAAGATTTTCTATTTTGATAGAATGAATTTATCAAAATAGAAAATTTTTTATTTATGGAGGATAAAAAGATGAAAAAGAAAATTGCAGTCATTTTTGGAGGTCAATCAAGTGAATACAGTGTGTCATTAGAATCAGCCTATTCTGTTTTATCGCATATTGATCAAGAAAAATTTGATGTTTATATGATTGGGATTACATCACAAGGTGAATGGAAACATTTTGAGGGTGATATAACCTTGATAAGAGATAATCAATGGAATAATGCGGCTTTAAAAGAAGTTATTTTTTCTAAAAATTGTGTATTAGAAATTAAAAATCAAAATATTCAGAAAGTCAAAATAGATGCTGTGTTTCCTATATTACATGGAAAAAATGGGGAAGATGGTTCGATTCAAGGGGTGATTCAGTTGTCAGGTATACCTTTGATTGGCTGTGATGTTTTATCATCAGCTTTATGTATGGATAAGTATCGTGCACATGAACTTGTAAAAGGGGCAGGTATTCGTGTTCCCAAAAGTGTTTATATAGATGGATGGCAAGAATATGTTTTTAAAAAAATCAGATTCTTCAATTACAATTACCTATTTATGTTAAACCCGTTAGGTCTGGATCATCTTTAGGTATTTGTCGTTTAGAAAGTTTTGAGCAGTTAGATAAAGCGATTCAAAAAGCTTTCTTACATGATTTACATGTCTTGATTGAAGAAGAAGTGAAAGGTTTTGAAATTGGTTGTGCTGTGATGGGCAATGATACGCTTTTGACAGGACGTGTAGATGAAATTGAATTAAGTTCAGGATTCTTTGATTTTGATGAAAAATATACCTTGGAAACATCAAAAATTCATGTACCTGCTCGTATTAGTCCGGCCTTAGAAAACCAAGCACAACAACTGGCTCAAAATATTTATCGTATTTTAGGTTGTCGTGTGTTTGCTAGAGTGGATATGTTTTTAACAAATGACCAGCAATTTGTTTTTAATGAAGTCAATACAATACCAGGTTTTACGGCTCATAGCCGTTATCCAATGATGATGGAAAAACAGGGGATTTCTTTTCAAGAATTATTAACACAATTGATAGAAATGGGGATGCAAAATGCAAATCAAAGAACTATATAAAAAAGATATTTATCGGGGAAATTTGATTCTTGTTAATGATCAATATCCAGTGCGTTTACCAGTTATTCAATTAGAATCATGGATGGATTCAACATATCAGAATCAAAAAACAGTCAGTTATTTATTGAAACAATGTTTTTGTAAATTAGGATTAAAAGATGAAATTGTGTTGACAAGTGCTTATCGTACTTTTCAAGAACAACAACAGCTTTACGAAGGATCTTGTAAAGAAAATGGTAGAGTATGGACCAAACAATATGTCGCGAAAGCTGGACATAGTGAACATGAAACAGGATTGGCTATTGATTTATCTATTCGTCATGATCAACAAAATATGATTTGTCCTGATTTTCCATATGATGGAATTGCTAAAAAATTTCGTGATATTTGCAAGGATTATGGTTTTATTGAAAGATATCCTCAAGATAAAGAAAAGCATACGCATATAGCTAGAGAATCATGGCATTTTCGTTATGTTGGTTTTCCTCACTCATATATTATGCAAAAAGAGAATTTATGTCTGGAAGAATATCATCAATTTTTGAAACAATATTCTCTTTATCAACCATATATTTATGTGATTAAAAATAAATTATTTGAAATTTTTTATGTACCAATGATCCAAGAGAAAACTGTTATAGCTTTAAAAAATGAAGCACTCTATCAAGTGTCTGGAAATAATCATGATGGATTTATTGTGACAGTCTGGAGGAAACAAGTGTGAAAAAAGGTTATCCAGTGATAGATTTTTTAAGAGTGATAGCAGCTATTTTTGTTATCGCTATTCATATTTATCCATTTGCCTCGATTTCACCTTTTTTAGATTTTATATGTACACGGGTTGTGGGTAGGATCGCGGCTCCATTCTTTTTTATGGTGATATCATTTTTCTTGTTTCAATATGGTTATCCTACTTATAAGCATATCAAAAAAACAATTCTTTCTTTATTGAAATGGTATGGCTATGCCATTATGATTTATATTCCTTTAATGCTTTATAATCATTATTTCACGCAACCACATTTATACTTAGAAGTCATAAAAGATTTATTCATTGATGGTACATTTTACCATTTATGGTATTTTCCAGCAGTTATAGTAGGACTGATCATTGTTCTTCTCTTGAAAAAAGGGCTAGTACTACTAGCATGGGGAATTGTTGTGATTTTATATATAGTTGGATTAATGGGTGATAGTTATTATGGCATGATTGTTCATATACCAGCTTTACAAACCTTTT carries:
- a CDS encoding phosphohydrolase, whose product is MTPKMHTYTGLQIDPLKICETDINIKDIAHALSLLCRGGGHLNTFYSVAQHSINCAKEAMSRGYRHDIVLGCLLHDASEAYLCDIIRPVKQYLDLYLQIETQIMNVIFQKYNLYLLFDDLQIIKRIDDEMLQHELYELMNNQTKPVDTLKIQPDLKEKDYREVEKNF
- a CDS encoding MFS transporter, with translation MKSLQMKYNFLHILFWVSYLSIYGYIAIFLQYRGLSNTDIGIVSGGGAILSIFLSPFISSLLTKIPNLSIRKLILILYIIMFFMFISLYFITSPLVIIMLFYILLLSLVVSIVPFLSMICMDYLKDGQYINFGISRGLGSISYAIGAVVVSRLIEWLNPTVIIYTHLLSGFLLLVVLFSMPPYQIQEQNQQEHQSSAFTIIKNYRIFFMILVAFAFMLAASTTLSTYLINIVKNLGGSTSLYGIAVFCMAASEMPVMSITYRLLKKYRAETLILVSAGFYLIRNFTICLAPSLPILLIGMMFQGFSYGLFTATITYYVNDYLKESDQMMGQTLIGMMSTGLGSAVGNIFGGVLQDTFGLSSMLIFAGTMTLIGFLVMFLTLRKKVGLSKRPLIKSYEKS
- a CDS encoding MurR/RpiR family transcriptional regulator, with amino-acid sequence MSIMTQLEFELEFSQSEKQIARYILNHGDDVLSMSVKDLAKQTYASPATIVRLCKKLGLEGYNDFKIKYSAELQYDLHHTNRIDVNFPFQQNDSYPMICHKLSSLYQEVIADTIKLIDFSMLEKIVELLYHNNHIDIYGSGNSLLAAMSFQHKMMRISRNVNLKILHGEQIFQSYNSNTDHIAMIISYSGETNENIKIAKTLKEKGTPIIVLTSIGDNRLSHYANYILNIGSREKIFTKIAPFASQISIEYLLNIIFSCIFQKDYEQNIQNKVDHDKKNDSRHPLSSPVSDERK
- the vanR gene encoding VanR-ABDEGLN family response regulator transcription factor; protein product: MNEKILVVDDEKEIADLLEFYLTNEGFEVYKLNNGQDALSCIDNHPIDMAILDIMLPDIDGFQICQKIREHYFFPVMMLTAKIEDLDKIMGLTLGADDYITKPFNPLEVVARVKTQLRRYKKYNTMTKTKETTEYDIRGLSINKETHKCYLYGQLIDLTPIEFDVLWYLCSKQGKVVSSEELFEAVWKEKYIDNNNTVMAHIARLREKLNESTKKPKFIKTVWGVGYQIE
- a CDS encoding sensor histidine kinase, with the translated sequence MNQQKNQNLLKQYGEWGIKLNKSKQLLRKAMIRIIIYAFIYTFGLLGVIVIGWQLASRITWYNSNPIYEFLILIQNGLIILLPVLLICGYLVIVFFELRKPYTYLDELAYGIQEINNRSTYAIRLEDDELKELNDLLNQIKSEIEFNEQAAKVAEQKKNDLIVYLAHDLKTPLTSMIGYLMILKDEKELPQKSHDHYVEIALDKAQRLEDLINEFFEITRFNLTQQALEISQIDLVRMLEQLIYEFKPMFQEKNLNCELQAPKSLAIKCDVQKMQRVFDNLLKNAVNYCFENSTIHIQLTEEKQGYHIVFENSGYTIPQAKLDHIFEQFFRLDQSRGTKTGGAGLGLSISKAIIEQHQGTIQVQSYDEKIIFDVFLPQL
- a CDS encoding D-alanyl-D-alanine carboxypeptidase family protein; translated protein: MQIKELYKKDIYRGNLILVNDQYPVRLPVIQLESWMDSTYQNQKTVSYLLKQCFCKLGLKDEIVLTSAYRTFQEQQQLYEGSCKENGRVWTKQYVAKAGHSEHETGLAIDLSIRHDQQNMICPDFPYDGIAKKFRDICKDYGFIERYPQDKEKHTHIARESWHFRYVGFPHSYIMQKENLCLEEYHQFLKQYSLYQPYIYVIKNKLFEIFYVPMIQEKTVIALKNEALYQVSGNNHDGFIVTVWRKQV
- a CDS encoding acyltransferase family protein; the protein is MKKGYPVIDFLRVIAAIFVIAIHIYPFASISPFLDFICTRVVGRIAAPFFFMVISFFLFQYGYPTYKHIKKTILSLLKWYGYAIMIYIPLMLYNHYFTQPHLYLEVIKDLFIDGTFYHLWYFPAVIVGLIIVLLLKKGLVLLAWGIVVILYIVGLMGDSYYGMIVHIPALQTFYDYLFVYMDYTRNGLFFAPMFLMLGSVISEEYSIHQKTFIFTGCISFVCMFIESLLLHTMTSIRHDAMYVFLPVVCFCLFYLCIQYQGNRHPLCQKLSLYVYIFHPLMIVVVRMIGKFTHLMVFVDNNFIQFLLVVCGSFGVAYMIVYLLERKNGYGRKV